One window of the Pseudomonas sp. S04 genome contains the following:
- a CDS encoding flavohemoglobin expression-modulating QEGLA motif protein — MSTAALSELDAALPGLARRIRVLDALSWPVGIEEVFLANWRAGKAALPRVELQAREHSAEIAALQSFAGRCDEGHPAGNYLAMTARSYATAGRMLGAIGTPDFTRYSSALYRRPDFYYTNLHLSMLDAAQFFLKTTDALLGGARIPPSQADIPAEAFAAWMQPELDSFFGAGQISIVLDPSLAAKAIAGASRIRLRASALFSDLDKQQLLQHEAFVHVATAQNGARQSNLKSLGLGAPRTTQTQEGIATLAELFTASMDINRLRRLALRVLAVQQALDGADFIQVFEGFLAAGQSQEESFRSTQRVFRGADLRGGAAFTKDAAYLTGLLGVHTLLRIAIRDNRPDLVGHLFAGRLTLGDTVRLAPLFESGWLQGPTYLPAWASDLRRLAANLAFSAFISRIKLEVLDLQVLMAFADEHESDASAM; from the coding sequence ATGAGCACGGCTGCGCTGTCAGAACTCGATGCTGCCCTGCCTGGTCTGGCCCGCAGGATCCGTGTGTTGGACGCGCTGTCCTGGCCGGTCGGGATTGAAGAGGTGTTCCTGGCCAATTGGCGCGCCGGCAAGGCGGCGTTGCCCAGAGTCGAGTTACAAGCGCGTGAGCACAGCGCCGAGATTGCCGCCCTGCAAAGCTTTGCCGGACGCTGTGACGAGGGCCATCCGGCCGGCAATTACCTGGCCATGACCGCCCGCAGCTACGCCACGGCCGGGCGCATGCTGGGGGCCATCGGGACTCCCGATTTCACCCGTTACTCCTCGGCGCTGTACCGGCGTCCGGACTTCTATTACACGAACCTGCACTTGAGCATGCTCGACGCGGCCCAGTTCTTCCTCAAGACCACCGACGCGCTGCTGGGCGGCGCTCGGATTCCCCCAAGCCAGGCCGACATCCCGGCCGAGGCTTTCGCCGCCTGGATGCAACCGGAGCTGGACAGCTTTTTCGGCGCCGGCCAGATCAGCATCGTGCTCGACCCGAGCCTGGCCGCCAAGGCCATTGCCGGCGCAAGCCGAATCCGCCTGCGTGCCAGCGCGCTGTTCTCGGACTTGGACAAACAGCAGTTGCTGCAACACGAGGCCTTCGTACATGTCGCCACGGCGCAGAACGGCGCCCGCCAGAGCAATCTGAAAAGCCTCGGCCTCGGTGCCCCACGCACCACCCAGACCCAGGAAGGCATTGCCACCCTCGCCGAGCTATTCACCGCCAGCATGGACATCAACCGTTTGCGCCGCCTGGCCCTGCGAGTGCTGGCGGTCCAGCAAGCGCTGGATGGCGCCGATTTTATCCAGGTATTCGAAGGGTTCCTGGCGGCCGGCCAATCGCAGGAGGAATCGTTCCGCTCAACCCAACGGGTGTTCCGCGGGGCCGACCTGCGTGGCGGCGCGGCGTTCACCAAGGACGCGGCCTACCTGACCGGATTACTCGGTGTGCATACCCTGCTGCGCATCGCCATCCGCGACAACCGCCCGGACCTGGTCGGACATTTATTTGCCGGGCGCCTGACCCTCGGTGATACCGTACGCCTGGCACCGCTGTTCGAATCCGGCTGGCTCCAGGGACCGACCTACCTGCCCGCCTGGGCCAGTGATCTGCGGCGACTGGCGGCGAACCTGGCGTTTTCAGCCTTCATCTCGCGGATAAAGCTTGAGGTGCTGGATCTGCAGGTGCTGATGGCCTTCGCCGACGAACACGAAAGCGATGCCAGCGCCATGTGA
- a CDS encoding HIT family protein: MALISQRVEMARNGANDKVICRLASGWVVMGDVQFLPGYCLLLPDPVVPSLNDLDAQARATYLLDMARIGDAVLQATGALRMNYEILGNSEPELHCHLFPRYASEPEKHRKMPAWFYDWKTAPPYAEETHGELRRKIAELLTSP, encoded by the coding sequence ATGGCTCTGATCTCGCAACGAGTAGAAATGGCGCGCAACGGCGCCAACGACAAGGTTATCTGTCGCCTGGCATCTGGCTGGGTGGTGATGGGCGACGTGCAGTTCCTGCCGGGATACTGCTTGTTGCTGCCCGACCCTGTGGTGCCCAGCCTGAACGATCTGGATGCCCAGGCCAGGGCCACCTACCTGCTCGACATGGCCCGCATCGGCGACGCCGTTCTGCAGGCTACCGGGGCGCTACGGATGAATTACGAGATCCTCGGCAATTCCGAGCCAGAACTGCATTGCCACCTATTCCCGCGCTACGCCTCAGAACCGGAAAAACATCGCAAAATGCCCGCCTGGTTCTACGACTGGAAAACCGCCCCACCCTACGCCGAAGAAACCCACGGTGAGCTGCGCCGCAAAATTGCCGAACTGCTGACTAGCCCGTAG